Within the Gloeobacter kilaueensis JS1 genome, the region GCTTTTTGCGCGCGCCGCCGGTTTTTTGCAGGCAGGCACCCATGTCGCCATCTTTCCGGAAGGAGCCCAACTGATCACAACCGCCAGCCGACCGGCCCAGGTTGCCCGCTTTCGGCGCGGCTTTGCCCATCTGGCGCTGCGCAGCGGCATCGTCGGTCTGCCGGTTGTGCCGGTGGCGATCGTGAGCCGCCGCGAGGCGAGTGGTCCGCTCGTGCCGCTGCGCCTTTTGAGCCTGTTCGATCAAAGCGAGCCGATGTTTCAGCGCTCAGGCTGGCACCCTTACGTCGTCTACGAACAGGTCGAGTTGCGCGTCGGCTCTCCCCGGCGTCTGGTAGCGGACGAGTTCGAGCGCTACCGCAGCGGCGAGGCAGCGGCGGTGACGGCGGCGCTGGCAAGCGAGATGGAGCAGGCGGCGCGGCAACTGACTGCCAGTGGGGCGACCCACCCGTGGTGAGCGAGCGTCCTTTGCTCCTCTATCTGCCCGGCCTCGACGGCACAGGCAAGCTTTTTTATCGCCAGGAGATCCACCTCGCTCCCTACTGCGATGTCGTGGCGCTTTCTATCCCGATCGACGATCTGGGGGACTGGCAGAGCCTGGTAGTGCGGGTGCGGGAGCTATTGCCTGCCGACAGGCGGCCTGTGCTGCTTTGCGGCGAGTCCTTCGGCGGTTGCCTGGCCCTGATGAGCGCCCTTGCCTATCCGGAGGCTTTTGACGCGCTGGTGCTCGTCAATCCAGCCACCGCCTGGCGGCGGCAGAACTGGCTGGTGCAGGGTTCCCACTGGCTGAGTCTGTTGCCCACCGTATCGCTGCAGGTAGCAGCTCTCGTCTTTCTGCCTTTTTTGAGCGCTGTCAATCGCCTTACCCCCGCCGACCGGCGCACGCTGCTCGCGACGGTGCGGCTGGTACCGCGCGAAACGATTCTGCACCGGCTGCAGCTACTTGAGCAGTGCAACCTCGACGCAGATCTGGAGCGATTGACGCTGCCGGTGCTGCTACTGGGCGGGCGGATGGACCGGCTGCTGCCCTCGCTGAGCGAGACGCATTTTTTAGAGGAGCGCCTGCCCAACGCCCAGCGCGAGGTGCTGCCCCACAGCGGTCACGCCGCCCTGCTCGACAGCGACCTCAACCTTGCCGATTATCTGCTGCGCCACGGACTGCTGCCCCAGCCCGCCGAGGCGGGTTAACGGCTCTCCTGCTGGGTATCCGGGGACCAGAAGCGGGTCACACCGTCGCTTGTCTCGACGAGGGTGCGGCCATCGGGGCTATAGCTGAGCTGGGCCGTCCAGCTGCTGCTGGGGTAGGGCACCGGGGTGATGAGCCGTCCATCGGGCAGGCTGCTCAGGTAGCCGACCATCGAGCTGGTCGATCCGAGCGGCTCGCCAAACCAGAACAGCTCGGTCACCGTCACCGAGCGCACGCCCGCCGGGAGGGCAGGCAGGTTGTTGTCGAGGTCGCGGACGGTCTCGACTGCCCTCTGGGCCACGTCGAGGGGCGCTGTCGTGTACTCGGGCAGCAGACGAGCGTTGTAGACATGGCCGTCGGCATCGATGTCGTAGGCGACCACCGTGTACTCGTTGCCCCCCGACTCGTTGAAGTAAATATCGTGATAGTGCCGGATCTGCCGCGACAACTCCAGGTTAAACGTGCTCAAACTCTGCTCACAAGGAACCGTTTCTGCCTCAGAGCGAAACAGCGCCGCCAGGGCGTCCGGCAAAGCGAGGGCGCTCTGGCCCCAGCGCACCAGCTTGAGGGGATTGAACGTGTCGCGCAGCTCAAGCCAGCCTGCGTCGGCGAGGGCGCGAGCGGTCTGCTCGGGGGTATGGACGGCCATCCAGCGGACAGCAAAAGGGGAAAGGGCAAAAACCAGGCTCAAAGCCAACAGCGGCCTGACGGCGGGGCGCAGATGGTTCATCACAAAATCTCCCGGCAGTTTTCTTCCTGACAAAATACTACACACTGACTCTCGATTCTTCACCCCCCTGAGCGGGCGGAAATCGGCCAACAAAAAGCGCCCCTGGCCCAGGAGCGCTTTTGTAGATCCAGCAAGAGCTTACCGGGGCTTCTCGCTCATCGAGCCGGAATCCGGCTTGCTCTGGATGTCGCGGCCCGGCTGGGCATCGCCCTTCGGACGGCTGTAGCGCGACGGGTTGAGGTTTGGATCGACGTTGCTGGTACCGGAGGGCGGCTCGGCAACCACAGCGCTGTCGGGCCGGCTCTGGTTCTCGGGCAGGTCGGTCGTCTGGGTCACCGGGACGCGGTCGGCGTCCTTGCCCGATCTGACCTTGTCCTGCTGCATCTGGCTCGTCCTGGGCGGCTTGGTGCTGCTCGGATAGGTCGTCGTGCCCTTCTGCATCGTCTTGTCTTTTTCCATCCGCGTCATATCGCCGGTCCTGTCGGGCCGCTCAGCGGACGGTGTACCGGCGTAGGGCGTGGCATCGGTCCGGCTCTCGTCGGTCGGTCCATTTTGATCGTTAGTCGGATTGGCGCGGGGGTTATCTGTCTGCGTCGTCGTCGGCTTACCCGTCGGCGTGTTCGTCGTCTGGGCAAATCCGGGAGCTGTCGCCAGCAGCAGACCTGCAGCCACCGCACCGACAAATTGAATCTTCATAATTCCTCTTCGCTAAGGCGCTAGGAAACTTCTTTTTGCATGGTCGCCCAGAGTAAAACAGATAGACTCTTTCTCAGGTTGGAAGCTGATTGCAGCCTGGCGGTCCATAAGAAGGAGCTTCCTGCAAACGGGGGTGGCGCAAAATGCATCGTGTAGTGAAAGTTTTGCGGCTCAGGCTCCGGCGCGGGAGCGCACGTCGTTCAGGGTGTACTCGCGGCACACCTCGCCATCTTCAAAGACGGTGACCAGTTCGCTGGTGGGCAACGGCTCGCTGCCGGTGAGGCGCACCGTGGTGTACTCGCCGTTGGCGTCGCGGACGAGATCGAGGCGGCCCTGTTTGCTGCGCTTGCCCGGATCGGTGATCGGGTCTTTGAAGACGGGCAGTGAGCGGCCATCCACTTCGACCTCGGAGACTTTCATCGCAAACTTGAGCGTGTCGCGGTTGAGCACCTGCAGGAGTTGCCCGCCCATGCCGAAGGCAATGTTGGAGGCGCTGAAGCCGAGTTTGAGAGCGGTTTCGAGCACCTCGGCCAGTGTGTCGTGATCGACGCCGTCGCCCTGGATGACCCGCACGTGGTTGAGCAGTTTGTAGCCTTTGGAGTTGATTGTGCTCCCGAACTGGTTGTCGAGAATGTTGAGTACCCGGCTCACGACGATAGCCGGAATACCGGAGTCAGGACGAATGACGACCGTGGCACCGGATTGCTCAATCTGAGAGCGCAGATCGCCGCCCCAGAGGTTGCGCACGGCGTTCCAGAGGTCGTAGGAGTCGGAGACGACCGCCAGGGTCGCCCCCGGCCTGGCAAAGCGACCCAGCATGTTGCGGTAGGCGTCCACCTCGCGCTCGCGCCCCCAGGCGATGATCGTCGAGTGCTCCGCCGCCGGGATCGAGAAGGCGGCCATCGGCTGGTGGTAATAATGGTTGGCGTAGCGCACCCCAATCGCCGTGTCGGAGCCTTGAAAGTTGACCAGATGGGCCATGCCGCCGATGCCCGCCGATTCGCTGCTGGAGACGCCCCGCGAGCCAAAATCGTGCAACTTGAAGGCGATCTCACTTTCTGGTTCGTCGGCGCTCTTGTCGAGGTACTCGCGGATGGTCTGCTTGAGATACCAGCTGCGGGTGGCGACGGTAATCGGATACCAGACGCGCAGCAGCAGCGTCTCCAGGTAGGTGACCAGCCAGAAGACCGCCGGATCGGTCGATTCGATCGTCACCAGCGCGTTGTGGACCGGGACGACGCTGCCCTCGCTCACCGCCCGGATCCGCACCGGCAGCTTTCCGCCCCGCTCCCGGACAATGTAGGACCAGCCCTCGTAGTTGAAGGGCAGCCCGTGGGCCGCAAAAAAATCTTTTGCTTCCTCGACCATCCACTGCTCGACGGGACGGCTGAGATATTCCTTGAGCAGGTACTGCAGACCAAAAAAGACCGTGTTCGGGTAGCGCCCGCCCCGCGACTCGATGTAGGCAAACAGCGATGTCGTTCCAGGCGGGTACTGCAGGTAGTGCGAAGCCTTGTAGCTGTCGGTATCGAGGACGAGGTTGTACTGCATGACGATGGTTCCTTTCCCACTCCGGGATGGTGGTGAGCCGCTTCGGTCTATCCGGCGGCAGTCTGGCAATTACGGCGATAGCGGAAGCTACCTCAGACTCTGCTTACGAAGTGCTGAATGATCGCAAAGTGGTCCTCGAAGAAATGATCCTCGTGGACGTAGAGATCGGCGAGCGACATCCACAGCGCCTTGTCAGCATCGTCGCCCCCTTTGACCGCCGGCAACTTGCCCGCCTTGAGCTGGATGAAGTAGGCGTGGGTGATCGTCCGGCCCCGCAGCGAACGACCGGGGTTATCGAAGACGTGGCTATCGACGATCGAACCGCGCAGGACCGGCACCGGCACCTTGAGGCCCGTCTCTTCTTTGAGTTCGCGCAGCATCCCCTCCAGCAGGGTCTCGTCTTGATCGACGAAGCCCCCCGGCAGGGCAAAAAGGCCGTGGCCAGGGTGGGCCTTGCGCCGGACGATGAGCACGTGGCCGGACTGGACGACGACGGCATCGACGGTGACGAAGGTGGGCGGATACGGAGCCACCGACCAGGCTTTTTTGTAGTTCTGGATAAAGGTGTACTCGCCGCACAGTTCCTCGAACAGTGGGTCGCTTTGAAAAGTGCTCAGGTTCACCTGCACACCGACCGGCAGTTTGTCGAAGTAACTCGCTTCGGGGGCGCGGCTCAAGTAGGCGGCCCGGATATCGGTGGAGTGAATGTCGCGGTAGTTGCCGGTCTCGATGTAGCTCCACTGCGGAAAGCTATCGAGGTAGTAGGAGCTTTCGTCCTTGCGGTGGCCGATGATCGCCACGGCGCTGTCGTCGTCGGCGATGGCGAGCACTTTTTGCTGAATATCGGCTACCCAGAGGTTGTCGCTGTAGAGCTGGTCGCGCACCGGTACAAAGTGAATGCGCGCCAGCAGCTCCGGCTCGTCCTTGAGGGTCTGGCGGATCATCTGCTCCCGCTGGGCCGAGGTCCAGGGGTTCTTGATATTCGGTGCCGTCCGGTGGCTGCCGATAACGATAATCAGCCTTTCGGCTTCCTCCAGGGCAATGCGCACACTCTGAAGGTGGCCGAGATGAAACGGCTGAAAGCGACCAATATAGATGCAAAAGTCGTATTTTTTGCGCATCGCAGGCTCCCTGTGATGAAAAAATCCTCTCTCCGAGGATTAAAATCACATTCCCACAGGCGGCCCATAATTGCAAGGGCTGAGCGAACTGGTACCCTGAAGGGAGGCTTTGATCTCGACTGAATGTCTGTTTCCCCGAGGCTGCTTCAACTTTTTCGTGAGCGGCACCCGACCGGCACCGTCGTCGCCGAGTTGTTGCGCTTTGACGCCGGGGCGTACACCGTCCGCGCCGAGGTGCGCATCGACCGCAACTGGGTGCTCGCCTCGGGCCTGGCTGTTCACGCCGACATCGAAAAGGCCGAGGAGCGGGCGATCGAGCGGGCCTTGCAGGTGGCCGGATTTGCCCTGTTCGACCAGCGTGGACGCGAGCCGACGGGCGATTCTTTTGCCCTGCCGTCTGCCCCGGCCCGGCCAGGCGAGGTGAACCACGCCCCCACCAACGGTTCTCTGCCCGTCTACGAAGAAGAAGCGCCGTCGCTGCTCGCGAGCAGCAACGGCCACAGCTACGAGTTGGAGCCGCCGGTGGACCTCTCGGACCTGCTTGCCCAGACCGACGTGCAGATGCAGCGCATCGGCTGGAGTTCAAAGGAAGGGCGCGACTACCTGCAGCGGACCTTCGGCAAAAATACGCGCTCGCAGTTGGAGGCAGGCGAGTTGCAGGCGTTCTTGCGCCACCTCAAGTCCCAGCCCAACCACCTGCCCCGCCGCAATCAACCGGCACCATTCTGATGATTCCAGTTGCCGAACGGATCATTGTCGCCCTCGATGTGCCCGACGCCCCGACGGCCTGGCAGTGGGTGCAGCGCCTGCCCCAGGTCCGCTTCTGGAAAGTCGGCCTTGAGCTGTTTGTTGCCGCCGGCCCCGGACTGGTGAAAGATCTCAAGGCTCAGGGACTGCGGGTGTTTCTCGATCTCAAGTTGCACGATATTCCCAACACGGTCGCCGGAGCCTGCCGCCGGGTGACGCACCTGGGAGCGGACTTGCTCACCGTTCACGCCGCCGGTGGCACCGCCATGCTGAGGGCGGCAGCCGATGCGTGTGCGAGGGAAGCGGAGCACCTGGGCATCCCCGCTCCAGCGGTGCTCGCCGTCACCCTGCTCACCAGTCTGGACGAGACAGTTCTAAAAGATGAGCTGCTCATCGAGCAGAGCCCAACCGATTACGTCGCCCACCTGGCCGGTCTTGCCCTGGCGGGGGGCGTTCCAGGGATCGTCTGTTCTCCCCACGAAGCGGAGGCGGTGCGTGCCCGGCTCGGCGACAAATTGCTCATCGTCACCCCCGGCATCCGGCCTGCCGGTGCCGAGGTCGCCGACCAGCGCCGGACCTGCACACCCCTCCAGGCGATCCGAGCGGGGGCCGATTATCTGGTGGTGGGCCGGCCCGTGCTCGCCGCCCCCGATCCAGCCGCTGCCTTCGCGGCCATCGTCGAGGAGATTGCCCTGTGAAACCCAGGCTCATCCTCGCCCTCGCTGCCGGACTGCTACTGCTCAACGTTCTTGTTGCCCAGGCAGAAAATAGCCCGCTCGCGGTGGACGAACTTTCGACCCGGCTCACCGCAGCCTTGCCCGATTACGTCAACCGCGAGTACGCCCGAGCGCGCTCAGACTGGCATCTGGTGCTCACGAGCAACCCCCGCGTCGCCCACGGTCCGGGCGACAGCTACGCGATCGCCTTCGTCACCCTTGAGCGAATTTTTCAAAAGGGCCGGCTGGTGCCGGTGCTCATCGACCGCACGATCCGCGTCGCCCCGAGTGGTGGGCGCTGGTGGTTGAGCGATGTGCGCACCGTCTTTCGTCCGATTCCCGAAGCACTCGACAGCAAGCTCGGCCCCTACCTGGGCGATTATCCAAAACCCCAGTCCGACCCGCCCACCATCGACGCTCTGCCGCCTTACACGGTGGTCGAGAGTGCCTTCAGCAAGGCAGTCACTACCTGGCTGCGGGATATCCAGACAACCAGCGATCAGTACTAAAGAAAACGTTCATCGCCACTGGACGTTGACAAACAGTCGCCGCTTATTGATAATAACTTGCGGTAAGCGACGGGCTTTTCCGTCCCACCGGCCCGCTATCACCCGTTTTAACCAGGAGACACCTCATGCTGCGACGGTCTGTACCCGCCCTGCTGCTTGCTTTTGCTGCCTTTGCTTCGGCTGGGGTAGCTGCCGACATGAAAAAGCCGGTCGATGTCAAGATTACGCTCGGCGAATACACAGTCGAGTCATCGCTGACCAGCTTTGAGAAGGGCGTCCCTTATCACTTCATAATTGAGAATGCTGGACAAAGAGAACACGAGTGGATGATCATCCCGCGCAGCGAGCGCGATACCAAAAAGGCGCTCATCGAAGTCGAAGAAGACGATCTCAAGCCCGGTGCCACGGCGGTGCGCGACTTTACATTCAAAGAGGCAGGCGAGTTTGAATTCGCCTGCCACGTTGGTCGCCACTACTCGAAGGGCATGGTGCTCGCGATCACCGTCAAGTAACCCCGGAGAGTCTACTCGGCTTTTTTGGTTTCTCCTTCGATAGCGAGGGTGCGGCCTGCAAGGGCAACCTGGCCCTGCAGGCGGCCACCAGCCACGCTCGCTTCGAGGGTTACGGGTTGCTTTTCTTTGCAGGTGCCGAGGCTGATTCTGCCTGCGAGATGCACCTTTGCGGACTCGACCTGCCCGTGGAGCAGGCCGTTGCCCTTGAGGGCGCGGGTGAGCAGGTTCTTTTTGGCGTCGGCGGGCACGATGTCAGCTCCCAGGTAGCTGCCGGACTGGCCAACCACCAGCAGGGGCGGCTCGCTGAAGCAGTCGCCGGGTAGTCCCCTCACGACGTACTGGCCACCGATCGCCTCGGGGGCGCGCAGGTGGGTCGAACCGTAACTGGCGATAGCGCTGAAGGCGGCGACGATGAACCCGATCATGCCGATGTAGAGGGCGACGGTTTTGGGGTTGGCTTTCATGGCTGGCTACTCCGAGGCGGTGGTCACAATCGCCGGGCGCTCGCCGATGAGCGATTGCAGGTGGGGCGTCGCATCTTTGTGGTGCTTGACGATGAGAAGAGAAGTCTGGCAGCGGGTGGCCAGCTCGTCGGTGCTCTTACCGAAGATGTGGCGATCGAGGCCCCAGCGGGCGCTGGTGCCGACGACCAGCAGATCGGCGCTGCGGCTCGCTTCGACCGTATCGCTGAGCGGATCGCCCAGGATAGGCGAGACCTCGATCCCAAGGCGCTCCTGGAAAAGCGCAATCAGATCGCCCACCTCCCGGCTGAGGGCTACCGCCTGCAGCACCCGCAGACTCGCCCCACAGCCGAGGGCGAGGCGCAGGGCGATCTCGACGGCGAGCCGGTCGTGGATCGTGCCGGAGTAGGGAACGACAATCCGCGAGCGCGCTTCGAGTTTGAGACCCCGGTCGATGAAGACCGCCACATCGGCGGGGGCGGCTTCGAGGATGGGCCGCACATTGCCGCCCAGCAGATCCTGGGTGAAGGTGGGCCGGTGCCAGCCTAAGAGCACCAGGTCGGCGTGGTATGCCTGGGTGATCCGGCGGATGTCGCCGGGGATGTCGTCGGAGAGCTGGCTCATCGAATGCACCTGCTGATGCTTCACGATCACCCGCCGCACGAGAGCGTCGAGGCGCTCACGGCTCTGGCTTACCAGCTTCTCGGCCTGCTCCGGTAAACTCTCAAAGCTGTACTCGTCGCCCAATCGCACCAGGTTGACCGGATAGATGCGCGAGGCGGACGCCTCCGGCAGGGTGAGAGATTGGGCCATTTGCAACAGTCCCAGTTGGGAATCGGGGTTGGCCACCGGCACGACGATCGAATAGGTGCTTGCCGGATCGGCTGCCTGCAGGTAGACTTCTTCCTCCTCTTCGCTCACCACGCCGAAGCGGTCCTGGGGATAGATCCATTCGAGGATGGGGGTGGTGGCAAAGGTAGTCACCAGCGCCATGATCACCATCATCGCGAACAGGGCCGGGGAAATGACGCCCAGATCGAGGCCGATATTGAGGATGATCAGTTCCATCAGGCCACGCGTGTTCATCAGCACGCCGAGGGCAGAAGATTCGCGCCAGTTCAACCCCGAGAGTTTCGCCGAGAGGCTTGAGCCGCCGAACTTGCCCAGGGTGGCGGCGAGCACCACCAGGGCACAGTCGAGCCACAGCGAGGAGTTATTTAATAGACCGAACTGGGTGCGCAGGCCGGTGTAGGCAAAGAAAATCGGCAGCAAAAAGACGACTGTAAAATCTTCGGTCTTCTCGGCCAGATCGCGCACGAAGACGCGGCGCTGGGGCATGACCGCACCAAAGAGAAACGCGCCGAAGATATTGTGGATGCCGATGAGTTCTGTGATCGTGGCGGAGATGATGAGGCCAATAAAGATCACCGCTACCCACAGTTGCGTCAGCCGACCGTTGTTGCTCTTTTCGACAAAATCAGCCAGTTGGGCGAGCAGCGTGCGGCCAACGGTGAGCATAAAGCCGATATAGACCACTGCTAAAAGCGTCGTCGGCACCGCCCCCAGCAAGTCGCCCGAGCGCACCACCGAAATCACAAAGGCGAGCAGACACCAGGCAGTGACATCATCGACCGCCGCACAGGTGATGGCGATCGTTCCCAGATAAGTCTTGTGGAGGTTGCGCTCCGTCAGAATGCGCGCCAGGACCGGAAAGGCCGTCACCGACATCGCCGCGCCCATAAATAGCGAAAAGGACAAAAAGGGCACGGCACTGGTGGAGAGCGACTCGTAGAGGTAGAGCGCGAGCAATCCGCCCAAGAAAAAGGGCGCAATGATGCTCACATGGGAGACGACCACCGCCGCGTGGCCCTTGCCCTTGAGGTTGTCGCTGTTGAATTCAAGCCCCACCAAAAACATAAAGAACACCAGCCCGACCTGGGCGAGGATGTTCAAGTAGGGCAGCGTCTCAGGCGGAAACAGCTGCGCCGAGAGATCCGGGGCGATCAAGCCAAAAAACGACGGCCCCAGCAAAATACCGGCGACGATTTCGCCGATGACAAGGGGCTGGCTGATCTTTTTGAACAACAGCCCGACGCCCCGCGAGAGGGCGATGATGATGCCGATTTGAATCAGCAGCAACATGACGATGTTGGCTTCCGCCGGTGCCGCTGTCGCTGCCAGCAGGGGTGAGCTAGCGATCCACATAGACAGTTCCGCCCAGATGAGGACATTCTCAGGCTAGGGCTGTCTTCTTGCTGCAGGCTATACGACAGTGAGCGTATTGTGGATAGCTCTCTCCTCTTAGTGGCCTACGTCATCCAGCAGGTTCGATCGGCATCTGCCCATTTGGGGACGAGGTTTTTGGTCAGGCACTCAAAATCGCCAAACCTTTGCTGGAACTACTCAAGCCAGGGCAAACCGTGCATCGGTTTTACGAACTGCCAGGAGCAGAATCAGATCAACGCTGGCACTTCGGCGGGGCCGACCAGTGAGACGAGGGGTTCTGTGAAAGTGCGCTCGGCGGCGGCGCGCAGATCCTCGGGGCGCAGGCGGGCAATCGCCTCGGTATAGGTGCGATCAAAGTCGGCTCCCACCCCGATCGCCTCGTACCAGCCCCATAGCTGGCTCACCTGGCTGTTGGTCTGCTTGCCCAGGGCGTACTGGCCGAGAAACTTGTTCTTGGCGATCTGCAATTCTTCTTCGCTCAGGTCGATCTGGGTGAGCCGCTTTGCCTCGAAGCGCAGGCTCTGCTCGCAGGTGCGCGTATTTTCGGGGGCGGTGCCGATGTAGGTGACGAAGTGGGAGCGATCGACCCTGGTCGGGAAAAAGGCGGAGACTTCGTAGGCCAGACCGCGCTTTTCGCGCAACTCGGTAAATAGACGGCTCGAAAGGCCGTTGCCCAGGTAGGTGCCGATGAGCTTGAGGGCGGCAAAATCCGCTTCACCGACAGCCACCGCCGGATAACCCACCAGGACCATGCTCTGCTGGGTGGGCTGCACCGTCTGCACCGTTTGCTGAGCCGGGATCAAGACCGCAGAGGCCGGAGGCGTGGGCAGCGGCACCGCCGGAGCCTTCCAGCCCGCCAGGACCGCTTCGAGCTGCTCGACGACGGCCTCCGGTTCGACCGGGCCGACGCAGACAAAGATGGCGTTGTCGGGCCGGAAGTGAGTGCGGTAAAAAGCCAGCAACTGTTGGCGCTCGATCGCCTGGACGCTCTCCTCGGTGCCCAGTTCGGCAAAGGCGTAGGGATGCTCGCCGTAGAGGGCGCGGCGGAACTGGTTGTAGGCGACGGTAAAGGGACGCTCCTGCTGGGAGCGGATCGCCTGGAGGGTGACTTTGCGCTCGATCTCGATCTGCTCCGCCGGAAAGGTGGCTTCATTTAAGAGTTCGGCGGCGAGGGCCAGCAGGGCTGGAAAATCTTCGCCCAGGCTCTTTATCGAGAGCTGGAAGTAATCGGGGCTGCCGTCTGCTCCGAGCATCGCCCCGAGCGATTCGACGGCGTGGGCGATCGCCATCGAGTCGCGTCGCTGGGTGCCCTTGCTCAGCACCGAGGCTATCAGGTGAACGAGCCCCGGCTGGGTTTCGTGGCGGGAACCGGAACGGATAAAAAAGCGGGCGCTGACGATATCGACGGCAGGATTGGCAAGCACGAGCACGCGCAGGCCATTGCCGAGAACGGTACGAAACATGGCACCTCAGAGCGATTCAGGAAGCAGGCGCAAGACGACGGCCTTTTGCGGATCGATGTAGTGGCGGGCGATGCGCTGCAGGTCGGTGGGGCGCACCTTCTGCAGGTAAGCAGGATAATCCAGGGCCGTCTCAAGGGTGGCGACAGTGCTGTAGTAGCCGTAGAGCCCGGCCAGTTGGGCGGGGGCTTCGGTGTTAAAGACAAAGTCGTTGCGCAGGATGCGCACGGCCCGCCCTAACTCGTCGTCGCTCACCGGCTCATCGATTAACTGGGCAAGCTGCCCGCGCACTTCGGCTTCGACCGCCTCCAACCGCTGGTGATCGGCCTGGGCGGCGATTACGAACAGTCCCGGCTGCTTCTGGGGCATAAAGTACGCCTGGATCGAGCGCACCCAGCCTTTTTCTTCGCGCAGCGAGCGGACCAGCCGCGAGGTGCGCCCCTCCGCGAGGATGGTGGCGAGCACATCGAGGCCGATCGCCTCCTCGATGTCGGCGATGGGCGCTCCCTGCCAGGCCAGGAGGAGCCGGGGCTGCTCCAGCCGCGCCAGGGTATGGGTGTGTATACCCGGCGGCACCAGGGCCGGAGGCTGCTCTACGGAAGCTGGGATCGGCTGCCCGGCAAGATCGGCAAATTCGGCCTCACAGGCGGCGAGCATCCGCTCCTCGCTCACGCCGCCCACGATCACGGCGACCGTGTTGGCGGGCTGGTAGCGCTCGCGGTGGTAGGCGCGCATCTGATCGGCGCTCATCGCAAGCAAGCTCTCGGCGGTACCCAGCACCGGCCTGCCGTAGGGGTGATCCGGGTACATCGTGCGCGCCAGGATCTCAAAAGCCCGGCGGTCCGGGCTGTCGTGGGAGCGGCGGATCTCTTCGAGGACGACCAGCCGCTCGCGCTCGTACTCGTCGGGCGGGATCGCCGC harbors:
- a CDS encoding M16 family metallopeptidase — its product is MFRTVLGNGLRVLVLANPAVDIVSARFFIRSGSRHETQPGLVHLIASVLSKGTQRRDSMAIAHAVESLGAMLGADGSPDYFQLSIKSLGEDFPALLALAAELLNEATFPAEQIEIERKVTLQAIRSQQERPFTVAYNQFRRALYGEHPYAFAELGTEESVQAIERQQLLAFYRTHFRPDNAIFVCVGPVEPEAVVEQLEAVLAGWKAPAVPLPTPPASAVLIPAQQTVQTVQPTQQSMVLVGYPAVAVGEADFAALKLIGTYLGNGLSSRLFTELREKRGLAYEVSAFFPTRVDRSHFVTYIGTAPENTRTCEQSLRFEAKRLTQIDLSEEELQIAKNKFLGQYALGKQTNSQVSQLWGWYEAIGVGADFDRTYTEAIARLRPEDLRAAAERTFTEPLVSLVGPAEVPALI
- a CDS encoding M16 family metallopeptidase, which gives rise to MIATPSTTVQNFAGTVRTLPNGLTLILRSIPTAAAVTCDLWVRTGARTEPEALAGVSHFLEHMIFKGTEKLGPGVFDSQIENRGGVTNAATSQDYTHYYITVANEHFEAALPYLVELVNRAAIPPDEYERERLVVLEEIRRSHDSPDRRAFEILARTMYPDHPYGRPVLGTAESLLAMSADQMRAYHRERYQPANTVAVIVGGVSEERMLAACEAEFADLAGQPIPASVEQPPALVPPGIHTHTLARLEQPRLLLAWQGAPIADIEEAIGLDVLATILAEGRTSRLVRSLREEKGWVRSIQAYFMPQKQPGLFVIAAQADHQRLEAVEAEVRGQLAQLIDEPVSDDELGRAVRILRNDFVFNTEAPAQLAGLYGYYSTVATLETALDYPAYLQKVRPTDLQRIARHYIDPQKAVVLRLLPESL